In one Corallococcus sp. EGB genomic region, the following are encoded:
- a CDS encoding alpha/beta hydrolase-fold protein, whose protein sequence is MSSSVRLSRPTLLLVLALTALWGCSSDDPKPTEQPYSDVQFDLTVPPETPVDAELFLKGPSATFGGTDGRGLELVYQGGRVFSQKARVLKGTAFTYAVRMTAPTAQVALDAQGAPEADHTLIVQENEENVALTVERFGAEGGETSAKTVFIVHVPDITPVDAKVWLTGDLPELGGWNGAEVELYKAVDSAYAGALSFAAGTGMEFKVTRGSWEQVEKSSTGAEVSNHTFTTGGGFERVSIVVGGWADLTTPPPPTHTLTGDVRYLSNVTPTDATLKPRDVIVWLPPGYDADATRRYPVLYMHDGQNLMDASTAFAGEWNVDETAQALVESGQVEPLIIVGIYNAGADRIAEYTPVPFPPEYPNAGRADVYGRFLIQELKPRIDAEFRTKPEAEYTGLAGSSLGGLVSMSLGLKHPDVFSRLGVVSPSVWWADREIIAEVNALTAKPALRIWEDIGTHEGTGSQAETVADAQALRDALVAKGWVVDSDLKYTVVDGGLHNEAAWSARFGDILRFLYPVKK, encoded by the coding sequence ATGTCGTCGTCCGTCCGGCTCTCGCGGCCCACCCTGTTGCTCGTCCTGGCGCTGACGGCCCTCTGGGGCTGTTCCTCGGACGACCCGAAACCCACCGAGCAGCCCTACTCCGACGTCCAGTTCGACCTCACCGTTCCGCCGGAGACGCCGGTGGACGCGGAGCTCTTCCTCAAGGGCCCCAGCGCCACGTTCGGCGGCACGGACGGGCGGGGCCTGGAGCTGGTCTATCAGGGCGGCCGGGTGTTCAGCCAGAAGGCCCGGGTGCTCAAGGGCACCGCCTTCACCTACGCCGTGCGGATGACGGCGCCCACGGCCCAGGTGGCGCTGGACGCCCAGGGAGCGCCGGAGGCGGACCACACCCTCATCGTCCAGGAGAACGAGGAGAACGTCGCCCTGACGGTGGAGCGCTTCGGCGCGGAGGGAGGGGAGACAAGCGCGAAGACCGTGTTCATTGTCCACGTCCCGGACATCACGCCGGTGGATGCGAAGGTGTGGCTGACCGGGGACCTGCCGGAACTGGGGGGATGGAATGGCGCGGAGGTGGAGCTCTACAAGGCCGTGGACAGCGCCTACGCGGGCGCCCTCTCCTTCGCCGCGGGCACGGGCATGGAGTTCAAGGTGACGCGCGGTTCGTGGGAGCAGGTGGAGAAGAGCAGCACCGGCGCGGAGGTGAGCAACCACACCTTCACCACCGGCGGCGGCTTCGAGCGCGTGTCCATCGTGGTGGGCGGGTGGGCGGACCTCACCACCCCGCCGCCCCCGACCCACACGCTCACCGGAGATGTGCGCTACCTGAGCAACGTCACTCCCACGGACGCCACCCTCAAGCCGCGCGACGTCATCGTCTGGCTGCCGCCCGGCTACGACGCGGACGCCACGCGCCGCTACCCGGTGCTCTACATGCACGACGGCCAGAACCTGATGGACGCCAGCACCGCGTTCGCGGGGGAATGGAACGTGGATGAGACGGCGCAGGCGCTGGTGGAGTCCGGCCAGGTGGAGCCGCTCATCATCGTGGGCATCTACAACGCCGGGGCGGACCGCATCGCGGAGTACACGCCGGTACCGTTCCCTCCGGAGTACCCGAACGCGGGCCGCGCGGACGTGTACGGCCGCTTCCTCATCCAGGAGCTGAAGCCGCGCATCGACGCGGAGTTCCGCACGAAGCCTGAGGCGGAGTACACGGGGCTCGCGGGCTCGTCGCTGGGCGGGCTCGTGTCCATGTCGCTGGGGCTCAAGCACCCGGACGTCTTCAGCCGCCTGGGCGTGGTGTCGCCGTCCGTGTGGTGGGCGGACCGCGAAATCATCGCGGAGGTGAATGCGCTCACCGCGAAGCCCGCGCTGCGCATCTGGGAGGACATCGGCACCCACGAGGGCACCGGCAGCCAGGCGGAGACGGTGGCGGATGCCCAGGCGCTGCGCGACGCGCTGGTGGCCAAGGGCTGGGTCGTGGACAGCGACCTCAAGTACACCGTGGTGGACGGAGGCCTGCACAACGAGGCCGCGTGGAGCGCCCGCTTCGGTGACATCCTCCGCTTCCTGTATCCCGTGAAGAAGTGA
- a CDS encoding spore photoproduct lyase family protein → MKNLDLFLPEAAPRPAPVPAGPGPLDRLLRVSRIYLEPAVREHARGREILARYPEAERVEVASHQHIPGLFGNEGNVEAWNRIKGSTLVLGVKKTLSFIANDRSSDFIAPSTANGCVMACAYCYVPRNKGYANPVTVFVNIDRIEEAIRKHAYKHGPKREPNTVDPHAWVYDIGCNSDCAADAAISDNVRDLVRLFTTLPNAKASFATKLVNRELLTYEPQGRTRIRFSLMPQAQAKLLDVRTSSIAERIAAIDDFVAAGYEVHLNFSPVILHEGWQDAYVELFQQVDAGIGERAKQQLACEIIFLTHNAGLHEVNLRWHPKAEALLWRPEIQETKVSQGGGVNVRYRTGFKGRHVAEFQALLAKHLPYCRVRYAF, encoded by the coding sequence GTGAAGAACCTGGACCTCTTCCTCCCGGAAGCCGCTCCGCGCCCGGCCCCCGTCCCGGCGGGCCCTGGCCCGCTCGACCGGCTGTTGAGGGTGTCGCGCATCTACCTGGAGCCCGCCGTGCGGGAGCACGCGCGCGGGAGGGAGATATTGGCGAGGTACCCGGAGGCGGAGCGGGTGGAGGTGGCCTCTCACCAGCACATCCCCGGCCTCTTCGGCAACGAAGGCAATGTGGAGGCGTGGAACCGCATCAAGGGCAGCACCCTGGTGCTGGGCGTGAAGAAGACGCTGTCCTTCATCGCCAATGACCGCAGCTCGGACTTCATCGCGCCCTCCACGGCGAACGGCTGTGTCATGGCGTGCGCGTACTGCTACGTGCCGCGCAACAAGGGCTATGCGAACCCGGTCACGGTGTTCGTGAACATCGACCGCATCGAAGAGGCCATCCGCAAGCACGCGTACAAGCACGGGCCCAAGCGGGAGCCCAACACCGTGGATCCGCACGCGTGGGTCTACGACATCGGGTGCAACAGCGACTGCGCCGCGGATGCCGCCATCAGCGACAACGTGCGGGACCTGGTGCGGCTGTTCACCACGCTGCCCAACGCCAAGGCCAGCTTCGCCACCAAGCTCGTCAACCGCGAGCTGCTCACCTACGAGCCCCAGGGCCGGACGCGCATCCGCTTCAGCCTGATGCCGCAAGCGCAGGCGAAGCTGTTGGACGTGCGCACCAGCTCCATCGCGGAGCGCATCGCCGCCATCGACGACTTCGTGGCCGCGGGCTACGAGGTGCACCTCAACTTCTCCCCCGTCATCCTCCACGAGGGCTGGCAGGACGCCTACGTGGAGCTGTTCCAGCAGGTGGACGCCGGCATCGGCGAGCGGGCGAAGCAGCAGCTCGCGTGCGAAATCATCTTCCTCACGCACAACGCGGGCCTGCACGAGGTGAACCTGCGCTGGCACCCGAAGGCGGAGGCGCTGCTGTGGCGGCCTGAAATCCAGGAGACGAAGGTGTCCCAGGGTGGCGGCGTCAACGTGCGCTACCGCACCGGCTTCAAGGGCCGCCACGTGGCGGAGTTCCAGGCCCTGCTCGCGAAGCACCTGCCGTACTGCCGGGTGCGGTACGCCTTCTAG
- a CDS encoding aldo/keto reductase, producing the protein MSMDRYYLLGRSGLRVSPLSLGTMTFGKDGTYGGPWGSTEDMSRTLFNRYLDAGGNFVDTADLYTHGTSETLIGKFLEERGSRDRVVISTKYSYNSTQPGDPNAGGNSRKNMMRAVEASLKRLRTDYIDLYLLHTWDRLTPAEEVVRTFDDLVRSGKIRYAGLSDVPAWYAARAQTWAEAHALTPLINLQLQYSLVERSLEHEYVPLAQTLGLGITTWSPLGAGLLSGKYRPSEAGAHGDGRLNSAIGGNQLGLFTERNWRIVGTLERVSKELGRDMSQVALNWVATQPGVGSVIIGATNPKQLDGNLAALDFTLPAELRRQLDEASAPPAPFPHGMFTNPYQLNLHGNAAVGDKPAGYAPPVFTGVAPRAG; encoded by the coding sequence ATGTCGATGGACCGCTACTACCTGTTGGGCCGTTCGGGGCTGCGCGTCAGCCCGCTGTCGCTGGGCACGATGACGTTCGGGAAGGACGGGACCTACGGAGGGCCCTGGGGCTCCACGGAGGACATGTCCCGGACGCTGTTCAACCGCTACCTGGACGCGGGCGGCAACTTCGTGGACACCGCTGACCTCTACACGCACGGCACCAGTGAGACGCTCATCGGGAAGTTCCTGGAGGAGCGCGGCAGCCGGGACCGCGTCGTCATCTCCACCAAGTACTCGTACAACAGCACCCAGCCGGGGGACCCGAACGCGGGCGGCAACAGCCGCAAGAACATGATGCGCGCGGTGGAGGCTTCCCTGAAGCGGCTGCGCACGGACTACATCGACCTGTACCTCCTGCACACGTGGGACCGGCTCACTCCGGCGGAGGAGGTGGTCCGCACGTTCGACGACCTCGTGCGCTCGGGGAAGATCCGCTACGCGGGCCTGTCCGACGTGCCGGCCTGGTACGCGGCGCGCGCGCAGACCTGGGCGGAGGCGCACGCGCTCACGCCGCTCATCAATCTGCAACTCCAGTACTCGCTCGTGGAGCGCAGCCTGGAGCACGAGTACGTGCCGCTGGCCCAGACGCTGGGCCTGGGCATCACCACCTGGAGCCCGCTGGGCGCGGGGCTGCTCTCCGGCAAATACCGGCCGAGCGAGGCCGGCGCCCACGGCGATGGCCGCCTCAACTCCGCCATCGGCGGCAACCAGCTGGGCCTCTTCACCGAGCGCAACTGGCGCATCGTCGGTACGCTGGAGCGCGTGTCGAAGGAGCTGGGCCGGGACATGTCCCAGGTGGCGCTGAACTGGGTGGCCACGCAGCCCGGAGTGGGCTCGGTCATCATCGGCGCCACGAATCCCAAGCAACTGGACGGCAACCTCGCCGCGCTCGACTTCACCCTCCCCGCCGAGCTGCGCCGCCAGCTGGACGAGGCCAGCGCGCCGCCCGCGCCGTTCCCCCACGGCATGTTCACCAATCCCTACCAGCTGAACCTGCACGGCAACGCCGCGGTGGGGGACAAGCCCGCGGGCTACGCGCCGCCGGTCTTCACCGGCGTGGCACCCCGGGCCGGGTAG
- a CDS encoding TetR/AcrR family transcriptional regulator: MARTKEFDRDEAVRRAMQVFWEQGYEATSTDDLLRAMGIGRQSMYDTFGDKHGLYLEALRAYQAEYSANLMECLRSRPSPLGAIREYLLSIPNGTQKVRARGCLFVNATAELAHVDADVATLLKTGGALGQGTLERVVKDAQRKGELNPRLDPGVAATFLLSTISGLRLSAKAGTPPETLRAVVDFALAGLEAQ, from the coding sequence ATGGCACGCACGAAGGAGTTCGACCGCGACGAGGCGGTGCGCCGGGCGATGCAGGTCTTCTGGGAGCAGGGCTATGAGGCCACCTCCACGGACGACCTGCTGCGCGCCATGGGCATTGGCCGGCAGAGCATGTACGACACCTTCGGGGACAAGCACGGCCTCTACCTGGAGGCCCTGCGCGCCTACCAGGCGGAGTACAGCGCCAACCTGATGGAGTGCCTGCGCTCCCGCCCGTCGCCCCTGGGCGCCATCCGCGAGTACCTCCTCTCCATCCCCAATGGCACGCAGAAGGTGCGCGCCCGGGGCTGCCTCTTCGTGAACGCCACGGCGGAGCTCGCGCACGTGGACGCGGACGTCGCCACGCTGCTCAAGACCGGAGGCGCCCTGGGCCAGGGCACGCTGGAGCGTGTCGTGAAGGATGCCCAGCGCAAGGGCGAGCTGAACCCCAGGCTGGACCCGGGCGTCGCCGCCACCTTCCTCCTGTCCACCATCAGCGGGCTGCGCCTGAGCGCCAAGGCCGGCACCCCGCCGGAAACCCTGCGCGCCGTCGTGGACTTCGCGCTGGCGGGCCTCGAGGCCCAGTAG
- a CDS encoding amidase: MASSRRQFLTHTVIGLASTAVSAAPDAGTSTPPAGAPPTFGAGPTVGPEVTPTTFAEAEKLMQVHLTPAERAQAASNWRVSLAPLHERRAGPRKLALEPTLSPASQWNPSLPGLKPTAPPKDRFVRSRATKVPLPAKEEDIAFAPLTQLSRWVESRAITSEQLTQLYLARLKRHDPKLQCVITLTEELALQQARQADRDIAAGRYKGPLHGIPWGAKDLVDTAGIRTTYGAEPFRDRVPTTDATTVARLHQAGAVLVAKLSLGALALNDIWFGGETKNPWLLEEGSSGSSAGPGAATAAGLVGFSLGSETGGSIVSPSMRCGITGLRPTYGRVPRTGAMTLCWSLDKLGPMTRGVEDTLLVLAALNGPDAGDVASVPAKLDFDANAPVKGLRVGYVPAWMKENPATDVDRQALETLKGLGLTPVEVKFPDWPYSALNVILFAEAAAAFEELTLSHGVDALKMQTPDAWPNLFRQSRFLSAVDFVQADRLRRKVAQEMARIMSQVDVLLVPSLRDEALTITNHTGHPSLTLRTGFVEVSQARSDWAPDPKRPMPTFATPRRVPHGVTLIGQLFDEGTLGRVGIALERASGVAGERPPGF, encoded by the coding sequence ATGGCCAGCTCGCGTCGGCAGTTCCTGACCCACACCGTGATTGGACTCGCGAGCACCGCTGTCTCCGCGGCGCCGGACGCGGGCACGTCCACGCCGCCGGCCGGTGCGCCGCCCACCTTCGGCGCGGGCCCCACGGTGGGGCCGGAGGTCACCCCCACCACCTTCGCGGAGGCGGAAAAGCTGATGCAGGTGCATCTCACGCCCGCCGAGCGCGCCCAGGCCGCCAGCAACTGGCGCGTGTCCCTGGCCCCGCTGCACGAGCGCCGCGCCGGCCCTCGCAAGCTCGCGCTGGAGCCCACGCTGTCGCCCGCGTCGCAGTGGAACCCCTCGCTGCCGGGGCTCAAGCCCACCGCGCCTCCCAAGGACCGCTTCGTGCGCAGCCGCGCCACGAAGGTGCCGCTGCCCGCGAAGGAGGAGGACATCGCCTTCGCGCCGCTCACGCAGCTGTCGCGCTGGGTGGAGTCGCGCGCCATCACGTCCGAGCAGCTCACGCAGCTCTACCTTGCACGGCTGAAGCGCCACGACCCGAAGCTCCAGTGCGTCATCACGCTGACGGAGGAGCTGGCGCTCCAGCAGGCGCGGCAGGCGGACCGCGACATCGCGGCGGGCCGCTACAAGGGCCCGCTGCACGGCATCCCCTGGGGAGCGAAGGACCTGGTGGACACCGCGGGCATCCGCACCACCTACGGCGCGGAGCCGTTCCGCGACCGCGTCCCCACCACGGACGCCACCACCGTGGCCCGGCTGCACCAGGCGGGCGCCGTGCTGGTGGCGAAGCTCAGCCTGGGGGCGCTCGCGCTCAACGACATCTGGTTCGGCGGTGAGACGAAGAACCCGTGGCTGTTGGAGGAGGGCTCCTCTGGCAGCAGCGCGGGGCCGGGCGCGGCGACGGCGGCGGGGCTCGTGGGCTTCTCCCTGGGCAGCGAGACGGGCGGCAGCATCGTGTCGCCGTCCATGCGCTGCGGCATCACCGGCCTGCGCCCCACCTACGGCCGCGTGCCGCGCACGGGCGCGATGACGCTGTGCTGGTCGCTGGACAAGCTGGGGCCCATGACGCGCGGGGTGGAGGACACGCTGCTGGTGCTCGCGGCGCTCAACGGACCGGACGCGGGCGACGTGGCGAGCGTGCCCGCGAAGCTGGACTTCGACGCGAACGCGCCCGTGAAGGGGCTGCGCGTGGGCTACGTGCCCGCGTGGATGAAGGAGAACCCCGCCACGGACGTGGACCGCCAGGCGCTGGAGACGCTCAAGGGGCTGGGCCTGACGCCGGTGGAGGTGAAGTTCCCCGACTGGCCGTACTCCGCCCTCAACGTCATCCTCTTCGCGGAGGCCGCCGCCGCCTTCGAGGAGCTCACGCTCAGCCACGGCGTGGACGCGCTGAAGATGCAGACGCCGGACGCGTGGCCCAACCTCTTCCGCCAGTCCCGCTTCCTCTCCGCGGTGGACTTCGTCCAGGCGGACCGGCTGCGCCGCAAGGTGGCCCAGGAGATGGCGCGCATCATGTCGCAGGTGGACGTGCTGCTCGTGCCCTCGCTGCGCGACGAGGCCCTCACCATCACCAACCATACGGGCCACCCGTCGCTCACGCTGCGCACCGGCTTCGTGGAGGTGTCCCAGGCCCGCAGCGACTGGGCCCCGGACCCCAAGCGCCCCATGCCCACCTTCGCCACCCCGCGCCGCGTCCCGCACGGCGTGACGCTCATCGGCCAGCTCTTCGACGAGGGCACCCTGGGCCGCGTGGGCATCGCGCTGGAACGGGCCTCCGGCGTCGCCGGCGAGCGCCCGCCCGGCTTCTAG
- a CDS encoding sterol desaturase family protein, whose protein sequence is MLPWLILIAGFCLLIEQLSLGWKLPHVRGWHVRVVLINLAQVGVVVLGGFTWDRWFSASSLFHLSQHVNPVVGGVLAYLIATFVFYWWHRARHESDVLWRFFHQIHHSPQRLEVITSFYKHPLEMTANSLIGGLLVYTVLGLSPAAGAIYTACCALGEYFYHTNIRTPRWVGWFFQRPEMHRIHHEYGKHKNNYGDLPLWDMLFGTYENPATWDATCGFDDAKEQRLGDMLAFRDVHRS, encoded by the coding sequence ATGCTGCCCTGGCTCATCCTCATCGCCGGTTTCTGTCTGCTCATTGAACAGCTGTCCCTGGGGTGGAAGCTGCCCCATGTGCGCGGCTGGCACGTGCGGGTGGTGCTCATCAACCTGGCGCAGGTGGGGGTGGTGGTGCTGGGCGGCTTCACCTGGGACCGGTGGTTCTCCGCGTCCTCGCTCTTCCACCTGTCCCAGCACGTGAACCCGGTGGTGGGCGGGGTGCTGGCCTATCTCATCGCCACGTTCGTCTTCTACTGGTGGCACCGCGCCCGGCACGAGAGCGACGTGCTCTGGCGGTTCTTCCATCAAATCCATCACAGCCCGCAGCGGCTGGAGGTCATCACCAGCTTCTACAAGCACCCGCTGGAGATGACGGCGAACAGCCTCATTGGCGGGCTGCTCGTCTACACGGTGCTGGGATTGAGTCCGGCGGCGGGCGCCATCTACACGGCCTGCTGCGCGCTGGGCGAATACTTCTATCACACGAACATCCGCACCCCGCGCTGGGTGGGCTGGTTCTTCCAGCGGCCGGAGATGCACCGCATCCACCACGAGTACGGCAAGCACAAGAACAACTACGGCGACCTCCCCCTCTGGGACATGTTGTTCGGCACCTACGAGAACCCCGCCACCTGGGACGCCACGTGCGGCTTCGATGACGCGAAGGAGCAGCGGCTGGGGGACATGCTCGCCTTCCGCGACGTGCACCGCTCGTAG
- a CDS encoding group II truncated hemoglobin: MSMELKPPPADGWVPTLDDTPFTRMGGEEAVHALAETFYDVMDAEEPALASIHELDAQGKVNRGTRQRFGMFLVGWLGGPQHYSATHGHPRLRMRHGHLPVDTAMRDAWLRCMQKAMDKRGVTGGLRGFLDDRFAQVADFLRNTEG, translated from the coding sequence ATGAGCATGGAATTGAAGCCCCCGCCGGCGGACGGCTGGGTCCCCACGCTGGACGACACCCCCTTCACCCGCATGGGCGGCGAGGAGGCCGTCCACGCGCTGGCGGAGACCTTCTACGACGTGATGGACGCGGAGGAGCCCGCGCTCGCGTCGATTCACGAGCTGGACGCGCAGGGCAAGGTGAACCGCGGCACGCGCCAGCGCTTCGGCATGTTCCTGGTGGGCTGGCTGGGTGGGCCACAGCACTACAGCGCGACGCACGGCCACCCCCGGCTGCGCATGCGCCACGGCCACCTGCCGGTGGACACGGCCATGCGGGACGCGTGGCTGCGATGCATGCAGAAGGCCATGGACAAGCGCGGCGTCACCGGCGGCCTGCGAGGCTTCCTGGATGACCGCTTCGCGCAGGTGGCGGACTTCCTTCGCAACACGGAAGGGTGA
- a CDS encoding 5'-3' exonuclease H3TH domain-containing protein, whose translation MRLHLVDGTYELYRAHYSPRPGTTAPDGRDVKATAGVMDSLLALLHDEEEAVTHVAVAFDNPIRSFRNALFAGYKSDEGVPPELHAQFDLVEEAVAALGVRVWSMKDQEADDALATAAARWAGEVEQVRLLTPDKDLGQCVRGQRVVQVDRRQQKVMDAEGVKAKLGVAPESVPDLLALMGDDADGIPGLPGFGAKGAAAVLQAYGKLEAIPDSAEEWTVKVRGADKLAATLKAHREDARLYRTLATLVEDAPLPGTASLADLEWKGVPEARFKAFCEGLGLKSLQRRPRRWAA comes from the coding sequence ATGCGCCTGCACCTCGTGGACGGCACGTATGAGTTGTACAGGGCCCACTACTCGCCCCGGCCGGGCACCACCGCGCCGGATGGGCGCGACGTGAAGGCCACGGCCGGCGTGATGGACTCCCTGCTCGCCCTCCTGCACGACGAAGAGGAGGCCGTGACGCATGTGGCGGTGGCGTTCGACAACCCCATCCGCTCGTTCCGCAACGCGCTGTTCGCCGGTTACAAGAGTGACGAGGGCGTGCCTCCGGAGCTGCACGCGCAGTTCGACCTGGTGGAGGAGGCCGTGGCGGCGCTGGGTGTGCGCGTCTGGTCCATGAAGGACCAGGAGGCGGATGACGCGCTGGCCACCGCGGCGGCGCGCTGGGCGGGCGAGGTGGAGCAGGTGCGCCTGCTCACGCCGGACAAGGACCTGGGCCAGTGCGTGCGCGGCCAGCGCGTGGTGCAGGTGGACCGGCGGCAGCAGAAGGTGATGGACGCGGAGGGCGTGAAGGCGAAGCTGGGCGTGGCGCCGGAGAGCGTGCCGGACCTGCTGGCGCTGATGGGCGATGACGCGGATGGCATCCCGGGGCTGCCCGGCTTCGGGGCGAAGGGCGCGGCGGCGGTGCTCCAGGCGTATGGGAAGCTGGAAGCCATCCCGGACTCCGCCGAGGAGTGGACGGTGAAGGTGCGGGGCGCGGACAAGCTGGCGGCGACGCTGAAGGCGCACCGCGAGGACGCGCGGCTGTACCGCACGCTGGCCACCCTGGTGGAGGACGCGCCGCTGCCGGGCACGGCGTCGCTCGCGGACCTGGAGTGGAAGGGCGTGCCGGAAGCGCGCTTCAAGGCGTTCTGTGAAGGATTGGGATTGAAGAGCCTCCAGCGCCGGCCAAGGCGCTGGGCGGCATGA
- a CDS encoding DUF4398 domain-containing protein codes for MRPKLFAATLLSVAALGCAGGRQVIATSTHQQRVQAEAALRSAENSQAPKVPEAARHLEYARQQIADGERLMRDGEQEAAELRFRQAAADADLAAALARAVPMKDEARRASEQAESLRRGQ; via the coding sequence ATGCGCCCGAAGCTGTTCGCCGCCACCCTGCTCTCCGTCGCGGCCCTTGGCTGTGCAGGAGGCAGGCAGGTGATTGCTACGTCCACCCATCAGCAGCGCGTCCAGGCGGAGGCGGCGCTCCGCTCGGCGGAGAACTCGCAGGCGCCGAAGGTGCCCGAGGCCGCCCGGCATCTGGAGTACGCGCGCCAGCAGATCGCCGATGGCGAGCGGCTGATGCGGGACGGTGAGCAGGAGGCCGCGGAGCTGCGGTTCCGCCAGGCGGCCGCGGACGCGGACCTCGCGGCGGCGCTGGCCCGCGCGGTGCCCATGAAGGACGAGGCGCGGCGGGCCTCCGAGCAGGCCGAGTCCCTGCGCCGCGGTCAGTGA
- a CDS encoding OmpA family protein has translation MAVAGVTSLSVGCAHGPPPSELTAARQAYHEVARSPEGRERPADVAAARAALQEAENEYAESKGSVKTRSLAYVALRKAEIAQARGEADLAAQQRAQAEALLRQEQESRAQLLARQQEEERARYEQQRQQYEQQRQQYEAQRQQYDAQRQQEAERLRTADAQQRQQLEAEMQRRTEQQQAEAQRLAELNQQLQQRTQELEQERQARLQAEQRASQALTRLQDQNLKVREEARGTVVTLSGSVLFATNATELLPAARDRLSDVATALKQSNSPLLIEGHTDARGSAEYNDQLSERRAESVKNFLVNQGVPADRIEIRGMGKSRPVASNSTAEGRANNRRVEIVVERNVAGAQPSRTGGVGGSGTEAKPHGAGIDHQSPQPEQGTGDGSAQQQVPQQPMDHGQ, from the coding sequence TTGGCGGTCGCGGGAGTCACCTCGCTCTCCGTGGGGTGTGCCCATGGTCCGCCGCCGAGCGAGCTGACCGCGGCGCGCCAAGCCTACCACGAGGTGGCCAGGAGCCCCGAGGGACGCGAGCGCCCCGCGGACGTGGCGGCGGCCCGGGCGGCCCTGCAGGAGGCGGAGAACGAGTACGCGGAGAGCAAGGGTTCGGTGAAGACGCGCTCGCTGGCGTACGTGGCCTTGCGCAAGGCGGAGATCGCCCAGGCGCGCGGCGAGGCGGACCTGGCCGCGCAGCAGCGGGCCCAGGCCGAGGCGCTCCTGCGTCAGGAGCAGGAGTCGCGCGCGCAGCTGCTGGCGCGTCAGCAGGAGGAGGAGCGCGCGAGGTACGAGCAGCAGCGCCAGCAGTATGAGCAGCAGCGTCAGCAGTACGAGGCGCAGCGCCAGCAGTACGACGCCCAGCGCCAGCAGGAGGCGGAGCGCCTGCGCACGGCGGACGCGCAGCAGCGTCAGCAGTTGGAAGCGGAGATGCAGCGGCGCACGGAGCAGCAGCAGGCCGAGGCGCAGCGGCTGGCGGAGCTCAACCAGCAGCTCCAGCAGCGCACGCAGGAGCTGGAGCAGGAGCGACAGGCGCGGCTTCAGGCGGAGCAGCGCGCGTCGCAGGCGCTGACGCGGCTTCAGGACCAGAACCTGAAGGTGCGCGAGGAGGCGCGCGGCACGGTGGTGACGTTGTCGGGCAGCGTGCTGTTCGCGACGAACGCGACGGAGCTGTTGCCCGCGGCGCGCGACCGGCTGTCGGACGTGGCGACGGCGCTGAAGCAGTCGAACAGCCCGTTGCTCATCGAGGGTCACACGGACGCGCGAGGGTCGGCGGAGTACAACGACCAACTGTCGGAGCGCCGCGCGGAGAGCGTGAAGAACTTCCTGGTGAACCAGGGCGTCCCGGCGGACCGCATCGAGATCCGGGGCATGGGGAAGAGCCGCCCGGTGGCCTCGAACAGCACGGCGGAAGGCCGCGCGAACAACCGCCGCGTGGAGATCGTCGTGGAGCGCAACGTGGCGGGAGCGCAGCCGTCGCGCACGGGAGGCGTGGGCGGCAGCGGCACGGAGGCGAAGCCGCACGGAGCGGGCATCGACCACCAGAGCCCCCAGCCCGAGCAGGGCACGGGCGACGGTTCCGCGCAGCAGCAGGTGCCCCAGCAGCCCATGGACCACGGGCAGTAG
- a CDS encoding GNAT family N-acetyltransferase — protein sequence MTDKSPVLLTTERLHLMLLPPDAAERVLAYHVANKDHLGPVSPARPATFFSTAYWRTRLAQDREDFRHDVSLRVFLLPRGQPLALSPVIGNATLAHIRRGPLQAADLGYGLDHRHEGKGLMTEALRAFCDFAFSAMGLHRLQANHLPENLRSAAVLRRLGFIPEGYARDFLLINGQWRDHVLNSLVAPGEPGLRGGP from the coding sequence ATGACCGACAAGTCGCCCGTCCTGCTCACCACCGAGCGCCTGCACCTGATGCTGCTGCCGCCTGACGCGGCGGAGCGGGTGCTCGCGTACCACGTGGCCAACAAGGACCACCTGGGCCCGGTGTCTCCGGCCCGCCCGGCGACCTTCTTCTCCACCGCCTACTGGCGCACGCGCCTGGCCCAGGACCGCGAAGACTTCCGCCATGACGTGTCCCTGCGCGTCTTCCTCCTCCCCAGAGGCCAGCCTCTCGCGCTCTCTCCCGTCATCGGCAACGCCACGCTCGCCCACATCCGCCGGGGGCCGCTCCAGGCCGCGGACCTGGGCTACGGCCTGGATCACCGCCACGAGGGCAAGGGCCTCATGACCGAAGCCCTCCGCGCCTTCTGCGACTTCGCCTTCAGCGCCATGGGCCTGCACCGGCTCCAGGCCAACCACCTGCCGGAGAACCTGCGCAGCGCCGCCGTCCTCCGCCGCCTCGGCTTCATCCCCGAGGGCTACGCCCGCGACTTCCTCCTCATCAACGGACAGTGGCGCGACCACGTGCTCAATTCGCTCGTGGCCCCCGGCGAGCCCGGCCTCCGCGGCGGCCCCTGA